From the Glycine max cultivar Williams 82 chromosome 11, Glycine_max_v4.0, whole genome shotgun sequence genome, the window GAGCTGTGTTTTAGAAGATGTtatatttatacaataaatttatataacctaaatatattgtttttcaaTCTGTTTTCATCACGTTACGTATCTTGCTTTGTATTTTTCgttattttttccatttctagtttatttttaaagaaagttgtaattaaatattgtataaataaatttttttctctctttacaatgaatttgaacaaagaacttgtCAATTGCAATACCTAACCTAAAGGcggttttttagttttttaattataccGTGCATATACACTTTTGCCTTTTCCCCTCTAAGAAACATCCAAGAGGCTGCTTCAGCTGATATAAACCATGGAACATTCTAAACTAAATTTCCTTTCTTAAAACTTGTCAAAGATTGAGGTGTGgaatccttttaattttttttaggtcaCCTGGAGGAGTCAGCAGACTTATAACATGTTTGGAGCTGTGTGGATTCTTCCAAACGTGCGTCTTGGCCAATGCTATCCGGTGTAGCTTCCGCATCCAAAACTCTGAATTGAATTGACGTGAATTCACCTCTTTGGACGTGTTTCCAAACAGGCATTTAGCAATTTTCGTCGTCAACCAACGGACACAAGTCCACGACTAATTAAAACGCGCAATCCCACTGGCCACCAACCATCTTATCCGCAGACGAcagaaataaaacattttttaaatattaattagtaatgagtaattattagttaattaccAATACAAACGGTATCTCACGACTTAAGAGGGTTTAATCCTAATTTTACGGGGAAAAAAAACAGTATTTCACGAGTTTTTTTCCCTTCATCTTTTGGGGCATAGTCTCAatcagcatatatatatatatatatatatatatatatatatatatatatatatatatatatatatatatttttaagtctGTGTTTCACGCTATTCATGTTTAATGTACTAGTATTCTTTTGTAACAACCGTGATAAGGTCGAGAGTCAAGTGATTTAATTAGAACTGCCATAATCATGtccatataattaataaatgaaacagaaacagaaacaaaaacgCATTcctttgtgtttttcttttctttgtatgaATGCATGCGTCTATGCTCTGCCTCTTTAAAATTAGCACAACCTAGAAAGAATCAATTTGatgcaaaaaatataaaagaatggaGGTGACGTCGTTGTGATGATCAATCAAACTAATAATGAATCAGAGCAATATTCCTTGGTAGCGCAGGAACTGAAGAAGCAATTCTGATCTTGTTCCTCAGACGATGATGTGAGTTCTTTGGCTCTTTGAACTTGGCCCTCCCAATTGGTGCGAGCCAACACAATTAACATGGTGAACATACAAGAGGCTTGGGCGGCCAATAAACCAAGCCACAAGCCTTTGAAATCAAAGCCGGCAAAGAAACTCAACCTCACCGCAACGGGCATTCCCACTAGATAGAAGCAACCCAAATTTATATTCGCTCCCAACTTGGGCCTCGCGGTTCCCCTCAAAACGCCACAAACCGTTGTTTGCGGACAGTTTCCCAATTCGCAGAGCCCAATGATGGGCAACACCATCGACGTCAAAGCAATGATCTCCGCGTCACGTGTGAACATCGAAGCCCACGCTTGCCTCACCGAAACGGCGAAAAATAATGCCGAGAAACCCAAACCGTAACTGATACATAACCCCACCAGTGCTGCGACTTTTGCCTTTTTGGGATTCTCCGCACCCAGTTCATTTCCGACACGTGTGGAAACCGCAAAGCTCAGGGAAGATGGGAAAATGTATATCAGAGCAGTGGTTTGTATCAGAACCCCCATTGATGCAACCGTTGCTTGGGGATTAATCAATAACCCGCAAAgtaaaatcatgatttcgtaCCACCACCACTCGAGGCATACGGAAATGCAACTTGGAATTGCCAAATTCAAAAGCGATTTCCAACCGCTCAAGATGCCCTTCAACGAAACACCTGGCCATGTTTTTTTGTATACGCCGGAGACCCATATGTAGAGAATCAACGAAACAACGAGGTTAAAATTCGTCCAAACAGCGCCTAAGGCAATGCCTTTGATTCCAAGCTTAAGCACAGAGACGAGAAAGTAGTTGATGGGTACGTGAAGGAGAATAGACAGAGATGCGGTGTATGTGAGAGGTAGGGTTATAGATTGACTTCGTAAGTAGATTCTCAAAGGGTGTAGCAATGATTGTGCTACAAGATCGGGAATAGAAAATAGTATGAAAGATTGAGCTTCGGTGGCGATGTCTTCTTGTTGGCCACATAGGATCAATAATTTCTTCATGTTGAGCCACAAGAATGAAATCAAAACTGAAGTTAGAAGAAGCAAGACGATTGTCCTCTGCATAGCGAGACCCAAAAGTTTGAACCTTTTGGCCCCAAAAGCCTGGCCGCAAATGGGCTCCATGCCCATGGCGAGGCCCGAGAGAATAGAATAGCCCGTGATGTTGGCGAATCCAATGGCGAGAGAGCCACCAGCTAAGGCAAGCTCACCCACACGACCGAGGAAGAGCATGGAGATTACGGAGCGAGAATAGAGTAATAACCCGGTTAGCACCATGGGTAATGCTATGTTGGCTATGCATTTGACTTCGTTGAGAGCGAGGGAAAAATGGGTTTTAGTTTGATGGTTATTTTGGCCTTGTTCGAATAATGTTGTTGGGGGTTTGGGGATCAAAAGGGGGAGCATGTGAGCTGGCTCCTCATGAATTTTGGTTGTGGGCATGTTTGGATGGCCCTCATTGCTATCACACAAAGTGGAGGGAGATGACGATAACTGGCACATGGCTTGCACGGAGACAGAGATATTTAGCTAGGGAGTACTAAGTGTTTGTGTGTAAGTCACAGAGAAAATCTTGGTTGGTTTGGGGATTTGCATTTTGCAAGAGTGTGTGAGGAGAGGTATTTAAAAGAGATTCTTGGACGTAtctgaatttatttattatggagTATCCGGGACGGCCACTAATGGAAATGGAAAGATAGGGTTGACAGAGTATTGGCGTTTCCGAGTAGTACCAACTCAAACGCCCCCtcctcataatttttattttattttaaaagaaagctAATATTCAAAGCGTATTTTTACGACCGTCTAATATCGTTAGTGCAGGGATTATTAGTGGACTTGGACGTAATGTATACTACTATAATCCATATAGAAGAGCCTTGTAGGAAGGAATTACCAATTCAAACGAATAAAGGTCAAAAGTCTAGTAATTCCATTCCATAGTATATTTAACTCCTCCGCTTAATTTGTTGTGTAACCTCACATTGCTTTATATTAAATTCATGAACTGGCCAATAGCATGAAGAACGTGTTAGGATTTGATGTATCCGTACCAAGAGGCAGAATTGAGTTTTGAAGGCTTTCACTTTATGAGGAGAGGACCCATTATGAAAGCGGCACCTTGACTTACTCTTTCTAAGTTGAGAGTTTAATTTGGGTCCTTTATCTTTAAAACTAGCTCGTGTGAAAAAAATGCCATGTCGGCATTCGTTGATATGTAATGGGATTTAAATTAATCCACTTTGTTTTAAACCCGTGTAAGCTAATTTTGATCATGAAAGATTCTTGCAAGTTTGTCCAAACGTTGCCAAATATATAGTagtatctcatttattttaaaatattattcattttaaagaaTGCATAATTAAGGTACTCTTCAAGTGAGTAATTACTCATTTAAAACGTAAATTAAGAATTTTTGGTAGTTTTGATTTTAAACTTCAATTGGATTAGCCGTTTAAACAGCTAACTACCAATTATctaattctcttttttattaatagaaaaaaaatatcaataataataattacttattttagtCTTATTGATCACATTAGAAAAAAGAAGTcaaattcttctatttttataaaataaacaaagtaCATATAACTCATAAAGCCCTCAAAATCCATTgatcactcaaaaaaaaaaagaaaaaaaagtaaaaccttTCATCTAGGCAGTTAACTATGGCCATGatctaaattttatcaaaacaaCCACACACTCGGCATTGGCAACCTCACTTatcaaaatgatattatttctATACAACCATAAAAACAAACCACTTGAACCCCCTAATTACCACTTGTGACACTGTTTCCAAATTAAGTAAAAGAATCTACAAGAAAACTGTACACCGTCCGAAATAACCATCCGGAAAGATCGACTTACATCTCGTCATAAAAACCAAGTCGTGCGCTGGTGAGGAAGAACGGATAATTTCTTATACCCCATAAGCTGAAACGATGACCGACTCCTATGGCCGGGAAAGTGAAACGGCCAATTATTGTATGAAAGTATACTATGAGGACATGATAAAAGGATTAGAGAGACTGAGGCCTAATATGTCAGACACATCATGAATCTTGTACCCTGTACGGGAAGCTAGCTAGGACTAAACTTGTGACATGAAAAAAGGGACCAATACACCTGAATATTATAGTTAGagaatatcatatataaataaagatgaGTTACATGGTTAGGTAAGTATTACAAGGGTAAAATCTTGAGTTAAAACTAGTGGTTCTTTCTTTGTGATATTCTCCAACGTGAACAAAAACAAGAGATTACTATAGAAGCCACTCAAAGTGATTGTATCGGGTTGAAACATTAAATTTCTccatgataaaaacaaaaatattgaaaaaaaaacataataaagatATAACATTACATAAatcacaagaaaaagagaaaaaaaaaagaattcttcGACCTAAactttagatattatattagatTTAATCTTAAAATGTGAAATTATCATGAAAGATATAGATTTGGCCCAAAATGAAAGGATGTGTAACTTTTCAACTCTTGTTAGATGTAATAAGAAGCATGTAATtagtaaaaatgatttaattatttattggatCTTTATACATGTCcaaagcttcttttttttaccttataagTAGAAATTGTAAGATTTGGTCCTTAGATAACATCGCTACAACAATTTTGTGTTAATAACCAAAACAGGTATAGTTCAGACAGTTAAGGAGTAGTTAAACGAGTAGAAAAGGAATAAGATTATGATGAATTCTCAAAatgataaacaaataaaatgtaaaaaatatttaaaatgatattagtgaatattatattattgttactGATGATTGAAAAAGACTTTGCTGTAGTTGTTGCTGATGCCGTTCTACATTGAGTGTCATAAACGCTGGCATGGTAGCTGTGGCAAAAACCCCAAAGGATTTGTCGTGACTCTCCTCCAGTGGGCTCatgttaacaataaaaaaacgaAGAAACAGTGCTGGTCAAAGTAAGTAATATAAGGGCGGTGTCAATGACATTGCCATGGCAACCTTCGTATACGACTCTTGTTTGTCTAGAACATTGTCTTCATCATCCTCTTCAACACTATTCCTAGCGTGTCATGCACACGGACACAATAAAAATTCAAAGGGTGTGAGTAATTTTATTGTTGTAAGTGAAAACCGAAAAGTGGCCAAGTACGACAGCAACTtccataaaatatttgtatgcgtagaaggaaactcatttccCTACATATACACACGTGTCTCTATCGGTATCGAAAGTATATTCTCTTGTGTCGACGGTCAATGCCAATTTCATTTCATGTTCCACCCAATAAAATATTGTTACGTAATTTAAAGATTTTGATCCTCCTCTGTCCTATTCCCTGTCTTCGGGCCAAAACCCATGTTTTGCTGCTTAGTGCTCATACGTGGTTTTCAACAAAAGTGAGGCAGGCTTAATATATATTTGCTTGCATTCAGAAATTTATTGACGATGCTGCATGTAAGTCTCCTAATATGaatttgattacgtttccttaATTCCGATTTTGttgaatgaaaatttgaaattttatttcgtcaataatttatataataaatatttgcgTTAAAAATTGACGATAAAAAAATCaccaattataataataaaacaatactATAAGCACAGATGTGTATATACAACAATCTATCTATAcagtattatatttttgtatttattttctttgcatTCTTATGTCATGTGATAAATTATGTGCAAGAGtgataaacacaaaaaatattattgtacaAATTGTTGTATgaattattatacaaataatgtttttcatttttgtgtgtTGTATAAGGTGAATGTTTAAATTTAGAATTTCATTCAAGCTACTAATTAAACTCTCCACTATATATTAAGCctattctaaatttaaaatgtttaaatttgttAGTACATTGTATCATATTCTTAATGTAaactcataataaaaaattataaataaacttgtaattttgatccttctaattttttaaatttatgattttagtcttcttgatttttaattgtaatatttgatccttctagttttataaatttacaattttgattcTCCTATAGATTATTAACTAATCATTATGGTTATTAgagattataaattaaataaaaattattaatcattataaaattttagttaaatacTATTTATCCTATTATGTTGTTACTGCTAGCAGAGTCTCGTGCAACAATAAAGGTAGAAGATGTGCTTACAAGGAAAAGGAGGATCACAATgtgaaaaattaagattaatattttttattcaattttttaataattaattattttaattaatttataattaacttaattaatcagcattatttttaatagattaTAAGGAGGACCAAACTCACCAATTTATAAGACTTGGAGacaaaatattacaattaaaattcacGAGAActaaaatcatgaatttgaaaaattagaatgatgaaaattataatttaaccaaaattataCTAACAAAGATGAACTAATATaacgttaaattttaagtatataaatttttttatcataaatttatatattgcatggagttttgaaaatatatagttatttttaaaaaatatctgtTGAAATATTGGACcctatttgaataataaaaataaaaaataaaatagccgtcgtctataaaattatatgatacagatttattgttattatactTTCAAAATAAGAATTATTCTTAGTTATATATCTCTCCTTAAGATATACGTTATTCAGTATCAAATTATGGATGCTTATGATTGTCTAGTTAGACaagtcaaatatttatttagttgcATGGCAACGGTCGTCATGGCTTAAAATGAGTGTACATATATGCTGGCCAGTGGCCTGGTTCCTCTTCCATAAGAATGGATATTTGTTTTGTGGTTGACTGACTCCGACTGCCAATATCAAAAAGACCATCTTAGTCTAAATTTGCAATGAATAATGATCTTTTTAAAATGGTTTAGACTCGGTTTGTGGGACACTATATGAAACCCTCTCATCTGGTCTTCTAATAGGAATTGGGATTATATGGGGATTAAACCAGCAATTATATCATTGTCAACTTTCCAATCAAATGAGCCGTTAAATTTAAAATCgaataaaaggaagaaatgttGGAGTAGAGATTTAAGGAAACATATGAATGAGTTGCCACATGATTTCCGGCCATCAAAGCCGACAATTTTTAgtttatctttaatattttatttatccgaTAAAATGCATCCACCTCCATTTTGTGAACCATTCGTATATCGTAGGAAATAAAGGTATGTGTTTCAGTTTTTGACTTTGAACTGTAGCTAGTATGTGGCAGGGGACCATTATAGTTTACTAGCTAGAAGTTGTTAGTCAAAGCATTATTTCAGCGGTCCCATGCATTTGAAACTAAGAATATAACTCAAGTTGGTGGATAAGTGAcgattttttcttttgaaaacctTATAACGTACTCCATTTGTTTTCCCAACAGTGGTCTAGTCAAATATTGATACATAATCTAATGAAAATTTGTGCCTAATTAACGTGTGATGACCGTTGCCGTTGTTGCTTTTTTGATTGCAGAAGTAACTGTCAATTTTAAGAGGAAATAAGAGCAATCCAAATCGTATTAGGAAAATTAGAATAGTAatcaaattaaaaggaaaattgagCCCAATTAGCGtacttttttctgttttgggCTCGCAAATTGTAATATTGTCAAACATCATAGAAATATCTATATACAGTGGGTTACATCATGAATTCATGATTAAGTGCTTGTAGCAATTGCTGTTGACCTGTTATTATCACAATTGGGCAACACAGCCAGAAGAAGGTTAATGTTTGGCTGTCGAATTTACCGTAAGTCGTTATGTTCTGCTCTTTATTGGTAGACATCTGGGaagaatttctttaaaaatggaTTCATAGGTGACTCCACCTATATTAACGTTGTCAgtaaacaattaacaaaaacattGTCATGTATTAGATTTCATCAAGTGTAACTTTTGGATGGAAAAACTTACCTGAAATGCCTACTTTTTCTGATGGAGCAAAACGCGGGCTATTGGGTTAAAtatccctttttttttaatcagcaaatAAGAGAATATATAACTATAGAAGGACACAAAGGGATGCCCAAAACCCATTACAAAAAGAGCATTTGCGGCTCCTGTACAAATGATTCAGTATATTTGCTACCAATCAATATAGTGGTACTCCCCCCACGTTTTCTATAAAGAAATTCCCCCCACCAAAAGGTCCTAATGCTGAAAACAATTTCTCTGGCCAACCAGTTAGcataaaagaaccataaatgcTGCACATATCCTAGCATATATCTTTGCTAGCATAATACGACCAACTCTTCAAAATACAGCAGCTATAAAATTTCCCTGCATGCCCAAGATACACGAATCATCAGACAATCACGATATCTCCTTCAGGCAGACTTTCATATTAAGTTGCCATTGGGTAAGCTACCCACATCCACCAACAATAAATTCTTCAGCCAGAACCAACCAAAGAACTTCACATCTTGGGTTGAATATCCTAACTCAACCCAAAAGACTAATCAGTGGGTTAAATAGGATGAGTCAACAAAATAAGCCTGTTTTGCTATTggcaatatataattaaataaaattataaaaactttcttatttatgagtgaatcaaaataaagcaataaggaattttaatcctttctttatctttccaaatttctttttattcatattttgtgtgtatcataaaattgaaaagataaaaCTAAACTATTAACTCTATAagttaaattttacattttgtttGACTGCgaggaaagaaataaattttgtgaaaagagaaaagacaaaaataaattggaAATAGGGCGAATTTTTTAGTTGtt encodes:
- the LOC100795127 gene encoding protein DETOXIFICATION 49, encoding MCQLSSSPSTLCDSNEGHPNMPTTKIHEEPAHMLPLLIPKPPTTLFEQGQNNHQTKTHFSLALNEVKCIANIALPMVLTGLLLYSRSVISMLFLGRVGELALAGGSLAIGFANITGYSILSGLAMGMEPICGQAFGAKRFKLLGLAMQRTIVLLLLTSVLISFLWLNMKKLLILCGQQEDIATEAQSFILFSIPDLVAQSLLHPLRIYLRSQSITLPLTYTASLSILLHVPINYFLVSVLKLGIKGIALGAVWTNFNLVVSLILYIWVSGVYKKTWPGVSLKGILSGWKSLLNLAIPSCISVCLEWWWYEIMILLCGLLINPQATVASMGVLIQTTALIYIFPSSLSFAVSTRVGNELGAENPKKAKVAALVGLCISYGLGFSALFFAVSVRQAWASMFTRDAEIIALTSMVLPIIGLCELGNCPQTTVCGVLRGTARPKLGANINLGCFYLVGMPVAVRLSFFAGFDFKGLWLGLLAAQASCMFTMLIVLARTNWEGQVQRAKELTSSSEEQDQNCFFSSCATKEYCSDSLLV